The genome window TCCCCAAACCATTCTTTAGAGCATGCTTTGGCTTTGAATATGATCTTGGAAAATGATATTCCTCCAACTCCCATAAATCTTTTGGTCTCAAATCTTCCTTATGGAATCCATGTATGCTCCTGAAATAGCCATTCTTTGTCTGGTGAGAAAAGAATTCTCACTATCACTAACGGAAGACACCGTAGCCGTAGGTGATCACATTGTGGCAACTAAAACAAAATTCTCTCCATTTCCTACATCTATTTCATATAGCTCATGAAAAACTTCACAAAATTCATATATCAATTTCTCGTAGAATGATCTATTTGGAGAAATGACATTTATAGCGTGAATGCCAAAATCACATAGGACCAACTTTGCAGCCAAAAGAACTTGCTTTCTAATAAATTCCAATGGTGGAGCACTTGTACCATTTGTAGCATCACTAGAATCCAAATCAACCTTAATGGCatcaaatttgatattttcaCCACTGCCATCATTCAAGTAACTACCATTCTCTCCCTCATGAACACCGTTTGAATGATATATAAATTTCTCTATAACATCTATTGCATCGCCAAAAAGTACCCGAATAGACTCATTACCTAACAAACCAAAATAACTCCTTGCAACCCGCAAAACCTCCTTGTCAGCCTTGATGCCAACAACCTCAAAACCCAATTGGGCTCTTAAAAAACCAAGCAAAGCCCCTCCTCCAACACCAATACACAAAGCTTTCGGCTTAAACTCACCTAGAATCCGCTCTTCAATACAACAACTGACCAACGAAAGACTTGCCACCATTGGCACCAAGTAAGGATGCACCAAAACCTGAATATCAGGCCTGAACCTGTATCACTATAGAGACAACTACTTCAACATCCATTGACTTTActcttcctttttctccttATCCCTGCCAAACCAGGAATGGTGCTTCGTTTGTTTAAGAACCAGTCAGTTGTGAAAGGTTTTACGctactcttcttctttcttgaaattgattaaatgataccttaaatatagattttttgtCAAGAAATATCCATTGATAGTACTCAGCCTTTACTTTAATCTTTGGACCTTTCAACCAATTGAGAtgacatattttttttcctttcagaACTTTATATTGATGTGATGTAAATGGTTGATGTagcatcttcctttttttttttttttttttttttttttaattttaacttttttgagagctattatcaaatcaagataCAAATCGATTTTTGGTATAGGTGAGGATTGAACCCCatatcttttattcaaccatcagagatttcACAAATTAAACTAACTGAAACCTACAACatattttcttgtttgattACTATTAtcattatgtttttaaaaatagataagattagaaatatttatttcttttcctaacataaaaatgctttttttttttttaaagattaaagTACACttattaattttggtttgtttttgtttttacccTTTATGTTTAATTCATTATCATAGGGGTCCTTTTTGTTGCAAAATTTCCATTGCGGCCCTTTACGTTTGATTATGTTTTCTATTTGGCTTTTTAcgtttcaaatattttatttttatgtaggGCCAAATAGAAAACTGAATCAAACGCATGAAGAATTggatgaaaacaaaatcaaacatgaaagtccaaaataaaaaatttaaaacctaaaaggttaaaatgaaaacaaatccaaactttAAGGGCCAAAAATAtactttagtttttattttattttttcattttgagagataaagatattattattattattatctatatatactaCAAAACTGAAACCTTTAACTTTTTGTTAACCTCTTTCCATTCACACCACATATTCTAACAGCTATTTGTGCATTTTTACCTAAAGGAGTAGAGAAGTTTTAAAGggttattaaaattgaaaacaattttaaaatttggagttTTTAGGAGAAAAAACTAACTATTTTCTATTCATactttataaatttgaaattttaaaacacTATTCAATCTAATATGTgaaacaatcaaaataataaatagctAATAATATTAAAGCTTTATTCCTAATAGCAGTTATAAGTTGTAactattagggaaaaaaaaaaagacaaaaaaaaaaaatc of Quercus lobata isolate SW786 chromosome 8, ValleyOak3.0 Primary Assembly, whole genome shotgun sequence contains these proteins:
- the LOC115956987 gene encoding eEF1A lysine and N-terminal methyltransferase homolog — encoded protein: MVASLSLVSCCIEERILGEFKPKALCIGVGGGALLGFLRAQLGFEVVGIKADKEVLRVARSYFGLLGNESIRVLFGDAIDVIEKFIYHSNGVHEGENGSYLNDGSGENIKFDAIKVDLDSSDATNGTSAPPLEFIRKQVLLAAKLVLCDFGIHAINVISPNRSFYEKLIYEFCEVFHELYEIDVGNGENFVLVATM